The Nocardia vinacea genome contains the following window.
CGCACTGCTCGGCGACAAGGCCTGGTGGCTACCACAGTGGCTGGCGAAGATCCTGCCGAACGTGGACGTGGAGGGCGAGAGCCTCAACCGTATCGAGGCCGTCGAACCGGTCCGGGAACTCGAATCCGCCCGCGCCTGAATGGAAACGCACTGGTAGGCCGTCCCGAGTGGGCGGCCTACCGGTCACTTCGGGACCTGCCGATTAGGGTTCTCGACAAGGAGGAACGCACATGACCGCCGAATGGTCGCAATGGCCGCGTCGGCACCGCCGCGCCGTCGATGTGGTCATCGCGATTCTGCTGTGCGCTCTTGCCACATACGCGAGCCGGTTGGCCGATACAGGCCACGAAGGTCCGGTTGTGGTCCGTCCGGCGTCGCTCGCGGTGTTCGGATTGTCGGCGATGGCCTCGTTCACGCTGCTGTGGCGGCGGCGGTTTCCGTGTGCGGTGCTGGTCGTCACCACCGCCTGCGGTATCGCGATCGGCGCCTTGGGTTTCGAGGTCTCGATCTTCAGTGCGGGTGCGGCCTTCGTCGCGGCGTACTCGCTCGGGCTGTGGTCCCCGTATCTGCGCACAGCCAAGATCACCCCGCTGATCTCGGGCGCCGCGTTGTTGATCACCTCCCTCGTCCACAATTTCACGCCGGTGCTGACCGGCGGGCGCATCTCGCTGATCGCCGGGGTCCTGGTGGCGGGCGCGTTCGCCGAAGCCGGACGCAACAGACGCAACTACCTAGCGGCCCTGCATGCGCGGGCGGAACTGGCCGAACGCACCCGCGAGGAGGAGGCTCGCCAGCGAGTCGGCGAGGAGCGGCTCCGGATCGCGCGTGAACTGCACGATATCGTCGCCCACCACATGGCCTTGGCACACGCCCAAGCCTCCACCGCCGCATACCTTTTGCGCAGCCAACCCGACCAGGCGCAAGAGATGCTCGACCAACTGGCCGGAACCACCTCCGCGGCACTGCGGGAACTCAAAGCCACCGTGGGACTGCTGCGCGAAGACGATTCCGACGCCCCACTGGAACCCACCCCCGGCCTGGCTCAACTGTCCGAACTGCTCACCTCTTTCGAGCGAACCGGCCTCACCCTGTCACTGTCGATCACCGGAGTGCCGCGTCCGCTCTCACCCGGCGCGGACCTGACCGCGTACCGGATCATCCAGGAGGCGCTCACCAATGTCACCAAGCACGCGGGCACCGCGGCGGCGACGGTGCGGCTCGTCTACTCCCAGTTGCTACTGACGATCAGTGTGGCCGACGACGGCGGCAGGGTATCCGGACATGCTCGCGGCGAACAGGGTTCGGCGAGCCAAGGCTACGGCCTGATCGGCATGAACGAACGAGCCGTCTCCGTCGGCGGCCACCTGCACGCCGGGCGCAGGCCGGACGGCGGCTTCGAAGTCACCACCGAACTTCCGCTCGAGCGACCGGAAGCCCCTGACCACGAGGACAAGACATCATGACCATCCAGGTACTGCTGGCCGACGATCAAGCCCTGCTGGCCGGTACCTTCCAGCTCCTGATCGATTCGGCCGAGGACATGGAGGTAGTCGGCATCGCTGGAAACGGCCGTGAGGCAGTCGAACTGGCCCGAGCGGCCAAACCCGACGTGGTGGTCATGGACATCCGCATGCCCGGCGTCGACGGCCTGACCGCGACCCAGGAGATCTGTGCCGACCCTGCCCTGCGCGAGACCCGCGTACTGATCCTCACCACCTTCGAACTCGACGAGTATGTGGCCCAAGCCCTTCGCGCCGGAGCCAGCGGATTCCTCGGCAAAGACGTAGGTCCCGAAGAACTCCTGCGATCCATCCGGGCCGTCGCCGCGGGTGACGCCCTGCTCTCCCCAACCGCGACCCGCACCCTGATCGCCCGCTACCTCGCCCGCCCCGAAAGCCACATCAGCGCAGCCGAATCCCTCGAGGTCCTCACCGCTCGTGAACGCGAAGTCGTCACCATGGTCGCCCAAGGCCTGTCCAATGAGGAGATCGCCGAGAAGATGTATGTCAGCCCACTGACTGTCCGCACCCACGTCCAGCGCGCCATGTCGAAACTGGGCGTCCAGAACCGCGCCCAACTCGTGGTAATCGCCTTCCAGTCGGGGCTGGTACGCGTCGATCCGCCACAGCACGACGGCACCCGCCACCTGGGATCGACCCAGTAACCCAGTGCACGCATCTGATCGACGAATAGACAGAGTCGCTGCAAGGCAAGCACTTGACGGGGGATGTACTCCGCGATCGTGAAACCCACCATAACTGCGGCGCCGCTGATGGCACCGACCAGCTGGCGTGCCGTCCACTTCCGCGTACCGAATGCTCAATCTGCTTGTCGCCGAGGGATTCCTGGTCCGTGTCCCTGATCTGTCCGGCTTCGCATTGGGCCGTAGAACCGCCGAATTGTCCTGGGCGGCCGCGGCCGCCGACCCGACCGAAGACACTTCACAAGATCGTCGTAGCGCTGCGGGCCGCCCAGGTTCGGCTCGGACTGTACGTCGCCTCCTTCGCCGGCGCCGGGCTGCGATTCGTCGATCAGGATCCTGACCACGAGATCGTCGGTGACCCCAAGCCATCCAGTGCGGCGCCACCGCCGACTGGGGCGAAGCGTCGCGACAGGCTTCGAGCATGCTGGCTGACCTCGGTCGTGCCTAGGTTTGAGTGCTTGCATTCGCGATTTCCCAGGCGGTGGGGGTTTGCGCAGCGTAGCGGCGTGCTTCGTTCATGAGAGCGCGCGCGGGTGGTGTGAGGCGGCTTTGCCAGCCATTGTGGCGTGCCTCCACGGTGGTCAACTGGCCGTCCAACCGGCCGGGACCGTTCCACGCTTCGAAGATTTCGGTCGTTGTCATATCCACTTTCCAGTCATCGGCACGAGCGGTCGGGCCGCGGGGCGGTCAGCGTCGCAGCGCGCCGCTGGCGTCGAATTGGGCTGTCCGGCCTTGCATCTGGGCGCGATACCAGTTCTCGCGATGCCACAGCATGAGCTTTTCGTGCACCCCCGCGAACGGTGGGACCAGGCGTCGGGTCCGTAGTCCGGCTTCGGCGATGGAGTTTCGGAGATAGGTATGCCGGACACCGGTCAGCTCGCTCTGCTCGGCGCGCAGTCGAGGACCTGTCCTGCATCTAGGATGTTCATGTAGGTCGGGCTGGCAAATTGTTTGTGCTTCAGGCTGATTGAGAGTTGTGCGCCGAGGACGCGCCCTCACCGTGGGTGCTGCGCATCGTGCGGCGCGCGAGGGTGGAGCGCCCGGGACGAGCGATGCAGCTGTCTCGTATGGAAAGGGGTGCCGTGGAACCCCACGAAGATGAGACGTTGCGCGGGTTGACCGAGGTGGTGCTGGGCGAACTGGCTGCGGGCAGGGTGCGGCGTGGCGGGCCGTTGCCTGCTGGTGGTCCGGCGGCGGTGAAGGTTTGTGTGACCGGTCGGGTCGGTTCGGTGCTGCCGCAGGTTGGGATCGGCGCGGAGGTCGCGCTGCGGGAGCTGACGCGTGCGTTGGTGCTCGGGTCGGCAGACTCGGCCGAGGCGTGGTGTGTCGGGCACTTGCATTGCGCAGCGTTGCCGGTGGCTGTCGCGGCCGATCTTGCCGCGTCCGCGCTGAACCCTTCGATGGATTCGTGGGACCAGGCTCCGGCGGCGTCGGTGATCGAGGCCGAGGTGGTGGCGGCGTTGGCCGCGCTGATCTACCCCGAGGCGGTGGCACCGGATGCGGTGATCACCAGCGGGGCAACGGAATCCAATCTGGTGGCGGTCCTGCTGGCCCGGGAGACTGCGCGCGCATCCGGGGGGTCCGCGGTGCAAGTGGTGTGCGGTGACAACGCGCATCACAGCGTGGCGCGGGCGGCCTGGCTGCTGGGCTTGCCCAAGCCGATCACGGTCGATTGTCCGACGGGGGTGCTGGCACCCGCCGAGGTGGGGCGGGCCCTCCGCGGGCATCGGCGGTGGCCGGTGTTGGTGGTGGCGACCGCCGGTTCCACCGATGCGGGATTGATCGACCCGCTGTCCGAACTGGCGGATGTGGTTGCCGCGCACGGTGCTTGGCTACACGTGGATGCCGCCTACGGTGGACCGCTGTTGTTCAGCGACGAACTGCGGTCGCGGCTGGCCGGTGTCGGCGCGGCGGATTCGGTGGCTTTTGATCTGCACAAGTTTGGTTGGCAGCCGGTGGCCGCGGGTGTGCTCGCCGTCCGCGATGCCGCTGTGTTGGCCGGGCTGGCGCATCACACCGAGTATCTCAACGCCGACGATGACCTCGCGGCGGGGCTGCCCGACCTGCTGGGCCGATCCATCCGTACCTCCCGGCGTCCCGACGCATTCAAGATCGCGGTGACCATGCGGGCGTTGGGCAAGGCGGGCCTGGCTGGATTGGTCGAGCATTGCGTGTGTGCGGCGGAGAAGTTCGCGCAGATCGTCGACACGCATCCGCGGATGCGGCGCCGCCCGGGCGCGGTGGGCATCAGCACTGTCCTGTTCCGGCCGGTCGCCGCCGACGAGTTGGGCTTCGAGGAGGGTGACGCGCTCGTTTCGCGGGTACGCCGGGAACTGCTTGCCGAGGGGCGCGCGGTGCTCGGTCGCGCCCGCGTCGCCGACAGCGACGGCCGTATCAAGCTGTGGCTCAAGGCAACTTTGCTGCATCCACAAACCAGCGGCGACGATCTCGCACCGCTGTTGGACCTCGTCGCCGACCTCGCCGGTTGAGGGGCGGATATGCTGACCCCCGGCAACGACCGCACGGCACTGTGGACCTCCGCCGAGCGTTACCTCGGTGCCGGCACCCGCAACTACAGCCGCTACAGCGCCGAGATGCCGGTGTCGGCCGACTACCACCCCCAGGGCAGCGCCCCCGGATTTCAACTCCCGACATTCTGGGTCGACTCCGAACACGGTGAATACCGCCGCACCTC
Protein-coding sequences here:
- a CDS encoding pyridoxal phosphate-dependent decarboxylase family protein is translated as MEPHEDETLRGLTEVVLGELAAGRVRRGGPLPAGGPAAVKVCVTGRVGSVLPQVGIGAEVALRELTRALVLGSADSAEAWCVGHLHCAALPVAVAADLAASALNPSMDSWDQAPAASVIEAEVVAALAALIYPEAVAPDAVITSGATESNLVAVLLARETARASGGSAVQVVCGDNAHHSVARAAWLLGLPKPITVDCPTGVLAPAEVGRALRGHRRWPVLVVATAGSTDAGLIDPLSELADVVAAHGAWLHVDAAYGGPLLFSDELRSRLAGVGAADSVAFDLHKFGWQPVAAGVLAVRDAAVLAGLAHHTEYLNADDDLAAGLPDLLGRSIRTSRRPDAFKIAVTMRALGKAGLAGLVEHCVCAAEKFAQIVDTHPRMRRRPGAVGISTVLFRPVAADELGFEEGDALVSRVRRELLAEGRAVLGRARVADSDGRIKLWLKATLLHPQTSGDDLAPLLDLVADLAG
- a CDS encoding sensor histidine kinase, whose translation is MTAEWSQWPRRHRRAVDVVIAILLCALATYASRLADTGHEGPVVVRPASLAVFGLSAMASFTLLWRRRFPCAVLVVTTACGIAIGALGFEVSIFSAGAAFVAAYSLGLWSPYLRTAKITPLISGAALLITSLVHNFTPVLTGGRISLIAGVLVAGAFAEAGRNRRNYLAALHARAELAERTREEEARQRVGEERLRIARELHDIVAHHMALAHAQASTAAYLLRSQPDQAQEMLDQLAGTTSAALRELKATVGLLREDDSDAPLEPTPGLAQLSELLTSFERTGLTLSLSITGVPRPLSPGADLTAYRIIQEALTNVTKHAGTAAATVRLVYSQLLLTISVADDGGRVSGHARGEQGSASQGYGLIGMNERAVSVGGHLHAGRRPDGGFEVTTELPLERPEAPDHEDKTS
- a CDS encoding response regulator transcription factor — encoded protein: MTIQVLLADDQALLAGTFQLLIDSAEDMEVVGIAGNGREAVELARAAKPDVVVMDIRMPGVDGLTATQEICADPALRETRVLILTTFELDEYVAQALRAGASGFLGKDVGPEELLRSIRAVAAGDALLSPTATRTLIARYLARPESHISAAESLEVLTAREREVVTMVAQGLSNEEIAEKMYVSPLTVRTHVQRAMSKLGVQNRAQLVVIAFQSGLVRVDPPQHDGTRHLGSTQ